The following coding sequences lie in one Myxococcus xanthus genomic window:
- a CDS encoding SH3 domain-containing protein — protein sequence MGMKTRVTWTTALLALAIPTGASAVKVGEPLYVKAKNTRVQASPSGSDNAVAVLQPGEQVTWGGADAKHKQWHRVTTATGKKGFVFQTNLSTTPPNMELVTDGGGKQQVDPKKFVASGAAVKALSPGAEQYGKDKGGDHGKAVRDIKALETLAKSVSTADIAAHVTAAGLFPVVGASDTVAKAGTNKRSGNR from the coding sequence ATGGGGATGAAGACGCGGGTGACGTGGACCACCGCCCTGCTGGCGCTGGCGATTCCAACAGGGGCGTCGGCCGTGAAGGTCGGCGAGCCGCTGTACGTGAAGGCGAAGAACACACGCGTGCAGGCGAGCCCGTCCGGTTCGGACAACGCCGTGGCGGTGCTCCAGCCCGGAGAGCAGGTGACGTGGGGCGGCGCGGATGCGAAGCACAAGCAGTGGCACCGGGTGACCACGGCCACCGGGAAGAAGGGCTTCGTGTTCCAGACGAACCTGTCCACCACGCCGCCCAACATGGAGCTGGTGACGGACGGCGGAGGCAAGCAGCAGGTGGACCCGAAGAAGTTCGTCGCCAGTGGCGCCGCGGTGAAAGCGCTCAGCCCCGGCGCGGAGCAGTACGGCAAGGACAAGGGCGGCGACCACGGCAAGGCCGTGCGGGACATCAAGGCGCTGGAGACGCTGGCGAAGTCCGTCTCCACGGCGGACATCGCCGCGCACGTGACGGCGGCGGGGCTCTTCCCGGTGGTGGGCGCCAGCGACACGGTCGCGAAGGCCGGGACGAACAAGCGGAGCGGCAACCGATGA
- a CDS encoding CHASE2 domain-containing protein — protein sequence MAGERWKTVRSRWQNHWRLMLGVAVLATTLAAVCLHFDAKLGGLLEEAERSAYDTVVTRFTERRAVSSQVVLVTIDQPSLERIRANEQYALNFGSWPYSRNLWARVVEQLEAEGARAIVFDAVMDERGTDESMDLAFAQVLQETTIPFYLGVSTHANAPRLPPADFGAAVVVDGPSQEEDTFPEEAGAETFEDGAPEAALPSASPEQLARAIAFPVRANGRMLPVLDYATSSGERLPSHPVPPIPVLVGAVDGFGLVEPESDADGFMRRTRFVYSDGPNAFATLPVRVAAGLLGASAIEFSGRTLRLGSRSYAVDADGSAGIDFGGQLHDRFTSVPLISVLDAWVHRGQGQPTGLPPDVFRGKVVVIGGNAVGLNDVKATSFSSHEPGVVKQAAVLDTLLGNGRFITRAPLGVSLALVFAVAFVSVVLLMTARWTPLEIAWPLGLYAGMSWVTGPALGLTNTYVLTALPAMAGVLASVSAVAFNHLVANEETAFIRQAFSRFMEPKLVEQMIAQRELPRLDGENVEITAFFSDIRGFSTFSERFKDDPRNLVRLLNTYLTRVSAALLKEGGCLDKYIGDAVVCLFGAPMRQADHALRGCKGALAAKAAVDRLRDEFRAQGLPDMYTRIGVNTAVNFVGNFGSEQLFSYTAIGDGMNLAARLEGANKAYGSVIMIGPRTYELAREHIEVRELDRVRVAGKTEAVTVYELLALKGGLDARKRETVARYHAALTLYRAARFEEAAAVLEARRAEDPEDGPTQALLERCQRYVKAPPPDFDGVANLDK from the coding sequence GTGGCAGGCGAGCGCTGGAAAACGGTCCGTTCACGGTGGCAGAACCACTGGCGGCTGATGCTGGGCGTGGCGGTGCTGGCCACCACGCTGGCCGCCGTCTGCCTTCACTTCGACGCGAAGCTGGGCGGCCTGCTGGAAGAAGCGGAGCGCTCCGCGTACGACACCGTCGTCACGCGCTTCACCGAGCGGCGCGCGGTGTCATCCCAGGTGGTGCTGGTCACCATCGACCAGCCGAGCCTGGAGCGCATCCGCGCCAACGAACAGTACGCGCTCAACTTCGGAAGCTGGCCCTACAGCCGCAACCTCTGGGCACGCGTGGTGGAACAGCTGGAAGCCGAGGGTGCTCGGGCCATCGTGTTCGACGCCGTCATGGACGAGCGCGGCACCGACGAGTCCATGGACCTGGCCTTCGCGCAGGTGCTCCAGGAGACGACCATCCCCTTCTACCTGGGGGTCTCCACCCACGCGAACGCGCCACGGCTGCCCCCCGCTGACTTCGGCGCGGCGGTGGTGGTGGACGGCCCCTCTCAGGAGGAGGACACCTTCCCGGAGGAAGCCGGCGCGGAGACGTTCGAGGACGGCGCCCCGGAGGCCGCTCTTCCCTCGGCTTCTCCCGAGCAGCTTGCCCGGGCCATCGCGTTTCCGGTGCGCGCGAACGGCCGGATGCTGCCCGTGCTGGATTACGCGACGTCCTCGGGGGAGCGGCTTCCCAGCCACCCGGTGCCGCCCATTCCCGTGCTGGTGGGGGCGGTGGATGGCTTCGGGCTGGTGGAGCCGGAGTCGGACGCCGACGGCTTCATGCGCCGCACGCGCTTCGTCTATTCGGATGGTCCCAATGCCTTCGCGACGCTGCCGGTGCGCGTGGCCGCGGGCCTGCTGGGCGCCAGCGCCATCGAGTTCTCCGGGCGCACGCTGCGCCTGGGCTCGCGCAGCTACGCCGTGGATGCGGATGGCAGCGCGGGCATCGACTTCGGCGGGCAGCTGCATGACCGCTTCACGAGCGTTCCGCTCATCTCCGTACTCGACGCGTGGGTGCACCGGGGCCAGGGCCAACCCACGGGGCTGCCGCCGGACGTCTTCCGCGGCAAGGTGGTCGTCATTGGCGGCAACGCGGTGGGCCTCAACGACGTCAAGGCCACGTCCTTCTCGTCGCACGAGCCCGGCGTGGTGAAACAGGCGGCGGTGCTGGACACGCTCCTGGGCAACGGCCGCTTCATCACCCGCGCGCCGCTGGGGGTGAGTCTGGCGCTCGTCTTCGCGGTGGCCTTCGTGTCGGTGGTGCTGCTGATGACGGCGCGCTGGACGCCGCTGGAGATTGCGTGGCCGCTGGGGCTCTACGCCGGCATGAGCTGGGTGACGGGCCCCGCCCTTGGACTGACGAACACCTACGTGCTCACCGCCCTGCCCGCGATGGCGGGCGTGCTGGCCAGCGTCAGCGCGGTGGCCTTCAACCACCTGGTGGCCAACGAGGAGACGGCTTTCATCCGGCAGGCCTTCAGCCGCTTCATGGAGCCCAAGCTGGTGGAGCAGATGATTGCCCAGCGCGAGCTGCCTCGGCTGGATGGAGAGAATGTCGAAATCACCGCCTTCTTCAGCGACATCCGGGGCTTCTCCACCTTCAGCGAGCGCTTCAAGGATGACCCGCGCAACCTGGTGCGCCTGCTCAATACGTATCTGACCCGGGTGAGCGCGGCGCTGCTGAAGGAAGGTGGGTGCCTGGACAAGTACATCGGTGACGCCGTGGTGTGTCTCTTCGGCGCGCCGATGCGACAGGCCGACCACGCGCTGCGCGGCTGCAAGGGCGCGCTCGCGGCGAAGGCGGCGGTGGACCGGCTGCGCGACGAGTTCCGCGCCCAGGGGCTGCCGGACATGTACACACGCATCGGCGTGAACACCGCGGTCAACTTCGTGGGCAATTTCGGCAGCGAGCAGCTCTTCAGCTACACCGCGATTGGCGACGGGATGAACCTGGCCGCGCGGCTGGAGGGCGCGAACAAGGCCTATGGCTCCGTCATCATGATTGGCCCGCGCACGTACGAACTGGCGCGCGAGCACATCGAGGTGCGGGAGCTGGACCGGGTGCGCGTGGCGGGCAAGACGGAGGCCGTCACCGTGTACGAATTGCTCGCGCTCAAGGGCGGGCTGGACGCGCGCAAGCGGGAGACGGTGGCGCGCTATCACGCGGCGCTGACGCTCTACCGCGCGGCGCGGTTCGAGGAAGCAGCAGCGGTGCTGGAAGCGCGCCGCGCGGAGGACCCGGAGGACGGGCCCACGCAGGCGTTGCTGGAGCGCTGTCAGCGATATGTGAAGGCGCCGCCGCCGGACTTCGACGGCGTGGCGAACCTGGACAAGTGA
- a CDS encoding ferritin-like domain-containing protein, producing MKTTTSDMGRNRTGVATSPIDSADITQEAQKHQPSHLGDGSLLLQVRKIYARESEGLGSVPPPTSLKGVAKTAVEALKGSKPTVFIDKLGERLAFERSGTRLYEGALAKFDVYGSWEGGPTREGLEKIYNDELSHFLMLTEALKSLGADPTAMTPSADVTAVVSQGLPLLISDPRANLRQSLEALLVAELTDNACWEMLIELARDLGHDTLADRFQLALDSEGQHLLWVRGWLAAGVSVEARGAPAREERAGTQPRV from the coding sequence ATGAAGACGACCACCAGCGACATGGGGCGCAACCGGACGGGCGTGGCCACCTCGCCCATCGACAGCGCGGACATCACCCAGGAAGCGCAGAAGCATCAGCCCAGCCACCTCGGAGACGGCTCGCTCCTCCTCCAGGTCCGGAAAATCTACGCGCGGGAATCCGAAGGCCTGGGCAGCGTGCCGCCGCCGACCAGCCTCAAGGGCGTGGCGAAGACGGCGGTGGAGGCGCTCAAGGGCTCCAAGCCCACCGTCTTCATCGACAAGTTGGGAGAACGGCTGGCCTTCGAGCGCAGCGGCACCCGGCTCTACGAGGGCGCGCTCGCCAAGTTCGACGTCTACGGCAGCTGGGAAGGTGGGCCCACGCGTGAGGGCCTGGAGAAAATCTACAACGACGAGCTGTCCCACTTCCTCATGCTCACCGAGGCCCTGAAGTCACTGGGCGCCGACCCCACGGCGATGACGCCCAGCGCGGACGTCACGGCGGTGGTGTCCCAGGGGCTCCCACTGCTCATCTCGGACCCGCGAGCCAACCTGCGCCAGTCATTGGAAGCGCTGCTGGTGGCGGAGCTGACGGACAACGCCTGCTGGGAGATGCTCATCGAGCTGGCCCGCGACCTGGGCCATGACACGCTGGCGGACCGCTTCCAGCTCGCGCTGGATTCGGAAGGGCAGCACCTCCTCTGGGTGCGTGGCTGGCTGGCCGCGGGCGTGAGCGTGGAGGCGCGCGGGGCGCCTGCCCGCGAGGAGCGCGCGGGCACGCAGCCGCGGGTGTAA
- a CDS encoding DUF924 family protein — translation MVSAEEILGFWFGQPRERWFLRDEAFDDECRRRFLPAVERAAEGELDDWRDEPRSCVALLLLLDQFPRNLFRGTPQAFAADARAREVARHGLARGLDMTLPPLWRWFMYLPFEHSESVNDQRLSVALFEVLALYHADSREALDYARQHRDVIQRFGRFPHRNVTLGRPTTPEESVFLQEPGSAF, via the coding sequence ATGGTGAGCGCAGAGGAAATCCTGGGCTTCTGGTTCGGGCAGCCACGCGAGCGGTGGTTCCTGCGGGACGAAGCCTTTGATGATGAATGCCGGCGCCGCTTCCTGCCCGCCGTCGAGCGCGCCGCCGAGGGCGAGCTGGACGACTGGCGGGACGAGCCTCGCAGCTGCGTGGCCCTGCTCCTGCTGTTGGACCAGTTCCCGCGCAATCTCTTCCGCGGCACGCCCCAGGCTTTCGCCGCGGACGCGCGGGCGCGCGAGGTGGCCCGGCATGGATTGGCGCGCGGCCTGGACATGACCCTGCCGCCGCTGTGGCGGTGGTTCATGTACCTGCCCTTCGAGCACAGCGAGTCCGTCAACGACCAACGGCTGTCAGTGGCCCTCTTCGAGGTGCTCGCGCTGTATCACGCGGACAGCCGGGAAGCGCTCGACTACGCCCGGCAACACCGGGACGTCATCCAGCGCTTCGGCCGCTTCCCGCATCGCAACGTGACGCTGGGCCGCCCGACGACTCCGGAGGAATCCGTCTTCCTCCAGGAGCCGGGCTCGGCGTTCTGA
- a CDS encoding TspO/MBR family protein: MPDPVRRTALNPTLRKESVVALGVFGALTFGAAALGARVSSADTRWYRRLRKPSFQPPPKVFGPVWTVLYGLIALSGWRVWTAPAGAARSQALAWWGIQMGCNAAWSWLFFGRHQPRRALADNLALLGSVTAYVAVTKDVDRPAAWMVVPYLGWVGFANVLNAEIVRLNP, from the coding sequence ATGCCTGACCCGGTGCGGCGCACGGCGCTCAACCCCACGCTGCGCAAGGAGTCCGTGGTGGCGCTGGGCGTCTTCGGCGCCCTGACGTTTGGCGCGGCGGCCCTGGGCGCTCGCGTCAGCTCGGCGGACACGCGCTGGTACCGGCGTCTGCGCAAGCCCTCGTTCCAGCCCCCACCGAAGGTCTTCGGCCCGGTGTGGACGGTGCTGTATGGCCTCATCGCCCTTTCGGGTTGGCGTGTATGGACGGCGCCCGCGGGCGCGGCCCGCTCCCAGGCCCTGGCCTGGTGGGGCATCCAGATGGGATGCAACGCCGCCTGGTCCTGGCTCTTCTTCGGCAGACACCAGCCTCGCCGCGCCCTGGCGGACAACCTGGCGCTGCTGGGCAGCGTGACGGCGTATGTCGCCGTCACCAAGGACGTGGACCGCCCCGCGGCCTGGATGGTGGTGCCGTACCTGGGCTGGGTGGGCTTCGCCAACGTGCTCAACGCCGAAATCGTCCGCCTCAACCCCTGA
- a CDS encoding sensor histidine kinase: MSRDAGNDGQRISEESMASCIDELSAWLDAAVDPFVACDAGENVCFLNAAAERLLGWTQAELIGQPASRLFPQRLHRHEGESLLRHLLSRRTTLGGRATRVLARRKDGAEIMVELTVGASGKGHDERIVLNFRRLHEVVDILAEPVERALHGRESESVPGDALFRIVVEHAPLGIIYFDRSAIVIACNELFVSIIGSPKRLLVGLNLLSLRDEGILHCVRETLAGHTCDYEGEYRAITSGKKTPVHIRFAPYINAAGKVEGGIGIVEDISERRRAESERERLYREAQEAIRVRDDFLSIASHELKTPLTPLSLRLATLERRLARGELVESSTLRQARLYLLRITSLINDLLDSSRIEAGRLALHREATRLEGLVEHVLHELEPQRGNHTVRFDAPEQPVQVNVDPFRMEQVLANLVENAFKYSPNGGTVRVSLRQRGGLALLSVSDEGIGIPPDQQKLLFDRYFRARNASAHSFGGLGLGLYISRDIVERHGGRIWVESEPGHGSTFHVALPLMAGAPAQPNVEEPGQLIH, translated from the coding sequence ATGTCCCGGGACGCTGGCAACGACGGCCAGCGGATTTCCGAGGAGAGCATGGCCTCATGCATCGACGAGCTCAGCGCGTGGCTGGATGCCGCCGTGGACCCTTTCGTGGCCTGCGACGCCGGTGAGAACGTCTGCTTCCTCAACGCCGCGGCAGAGCGCCTGCTGGGATGGACGCAGGCAGAGCTCATCGGCCAGCCGGCGTCCCGGCTCTTTCCCCAGCGGCTGCACCGCCATGAAGGCGAGAGCCTGCTGCGCCACCTGCTCTCCCGGCGGACCACGCTCGGGGGGCGCGCGACCCGGGTGCTCGCGCGTCGCAAGGACGGCGCTGAAATCATGGTGGAGCTGACGGTGGGCGCCTCCGGCAAGGGCCACGATGAGCGCATCGTCCTCAACTTCCGCCGCCTGCACGAGGTCGTCGACATCCTGGCAGAGCCCGTGGAGCGCGCGCTGCACGGACGCGAGTCGGAGAGCGTTCCTGGCGACGCGCTCTTCCGCATCGTCGTGGAGCACGCGCCCCTGGGCATCATCTACTTCGACCGGAGCGCCATCGTCATCGCGTGCAACGAGCTGTTCGTGAGCATCATCGGCTCGCCCAAGCGCTTGTTGGTGGGCCTCAACCTCCTGTCGCTCCGGGATGAGGGCATCCTCCACTGCGTCCGGGAGACGCTGGCGGGACATACCTGCGACTACGAAGGTGAGTACCGCGCCATCACCTCCGGCAAGAAGACGCCGGTCCACATCCGCTTCGCCCCCTACATCAACGCGGCCGGAAAGGTGGAGGGCGGCATTGGCATCGTCGAGGACATCTCCGAGCGCCGCCGCGCGGAGAGCGAGCGCGAGCGCCTGTACCGTGAAGCCCAGGAGGCCATCCGCGTGCGCGACGACTTCCTGTCCATCGCCTCGCACGAGCTGAAGACACCCCTCACCCCGCTGAGCCTCCGGCTGGCCACGCTGGAGCGCCGGCTGGCGCGTGGCGAGCTCGTGGAGTCCTCCACCTTGCGTCAGGCGCGCCTGTACCTTTTGCGCATCACCAGCCTCATCAACGACTTGCTGGATTCCTCACGCATCGAGGCAGGACGACTGGCCCTTCACCGGGAGGCCACCCGGCTGGAAGGACTGGTGGAGCACGTCCTCCACGAGCTCGAGCCCCAGCGCGGCAACCACACCGTGCGGTTCGACGCGCCCGAGCAGCCCGTGCAGGTGAACGTGGACCCCTTCCGGATGGAGCAGGTGCTCGCCAATCTGGTGGAGAACGCGTTCAAGTACAGCCCGAATGGAGGCACCGTGCGCGTGAGCTTGCGCCAGCGCGGCGGGCTGGCGCTCCTGTCTGTCTCCGACGAAGGCATCGGCATCCCTCCGGACCAGCAGAAGCTGCTCTTCGACCGGTACTTCCGGGCGCGCAACGCCTCTGCCCATTCCTTCGGTGGACTGGGGCTGGGGCTCTACATCAGCCGGGACATCGTCGAGCGCCACGGCGGGCGCATCTGGGTGGAGAGCGAGCCAGGCCATGGCTCCACCTTCCACGTCGCCCTGCCGTTGATGGCGGGCGCTCCCGCGCAGCCGAACGTCGAGGAACCCGGACAGCTCATCCACTGA
- a CDS encoding M1 family aminopeptidase has protein sequence MRCCHRHASESIPSGPRPFSLPGATEHYAAERPVRAEHVRIEVDLDFDTHRINGLCTTRVSAVRPVHTVTFDAMDLDVSDVQVDGRAARFSNSGAHVRVELSAPLAAGQALEVAIRYTARPRRGLYFWAPDAAYPHRPRQAWTQGQDIDARAWFPCLDTPAQKATSEVIATFPEAMTSLSNGTLESDRVHDGRRTQHYRMAQPHAPYLVTLVVGEFEEATDTAGTVPLRYLFPKGRKEDALRCVRRTPEMVRVFQEVTGEPYPWSSYAQVFVTEFILGGMENTSATSLTDAVLHDARAQPDYNAEPLVSHELAHQWFGDLLTCRDWPHGWLNEGFATWFEMLWKERADGQDEADQHRLVDLEAYLGEARERYARPIVARRFHAPMDVFDRHLYEKGGLVLHELRRRLGDDLFFKGLRHYVARHRHGSVETVDLARAFEDATGHNLDAFFDQYVFAPGHPELKVDLRYDAEEARLRLQVRQTQSTADGVPLFRLPLDVALTVDGHDTVHRLEVTDAEHAFHLPCPSAPSQVRVDPRRGVLGTLTVDKSAGLWMEELRAAPEMRARTEAAVALGRDGSPRAVDALGTALTDARLFWGTRAACAKSLGRIRTPEARVRLLAALSTEHPRVRRAVVASLGEFRRDAEVAARLRALVNGGDASYFVEAEAARSYGRVRAPDALGVLEAASTRPSYQDVIAVGAVDGLAESQDPAAFSVVLARTAYGHAAPLRRAATLAVAKLAEVAGRKREAVDLLAELLRDPLFRVRMGVFEAARTLGDSRLLPALEQTPLLDAVARRAARETVRFLREGEPQAREVASLREEVDRLKEETRALRERLEGLALKPPEPPRPPRGGAKPVTRKASGRTRKATRR, from the coding sequence ATGCGCTGCTGCCACCGTCACGCCTCCGAGTCCATCCCCTCCGGCCCCCGCCCCTTCTCCCTTCCTGGCGCCACCGAGCACTATGCCGCCGAGCGGCCAGTTCGCGCCGAGCACGTCCGCATCGAGGTCGACCTCGATTTCGACACCCACCGCATCAACGGCCTGTGCACCACGCGCGTCTCCGCCGTCCGTCCCGTCCACACCGTCACCTTCGATGCGATGGACCTCGACGTGTCGGACGTCCAGGTCGACGGCCGCGCCGCGCGCTTCTCCAACTCCGGCGCTCATGTCCGCGTGGAGCTGTCAGCGCCGCTCGCCGCCGGACAGGCCCTCGAGGTGGCCATCCGCTACACGGCCCGGCCTCGCCGTGGCCTCTACTTCTGGGCTCCCGACGCCGCCTATCCCCACCGTCCGCGTCAGGCCTGGACACAGGGCCAGGACATCGACGCGCGTGCCTGGTTCCCCTGCCTGGACACGCCCGCCCAGAAGGCCACGTCCGAGGTCATCGCCACCTTCCCCGAGGCGATGACGTCCCTGTCCAACGGCACACTGGAAAGCGACCGCGTCCACGACGGGCGCCGCACCCAGCACTACCGGATGGCGCAGCCGCACGCGCCGTACCTCGTCACGCTCGTGGTGGGTGAATTTGAAGAGGCCACCGACACGGCTGGCACGGTGCCCCTGCGCTACCTCTTCCCCAAGGGCCGCAAGGAGGACGCACTGCGCTGCGTGCGCCGCACGCCGGAAATGGTGCGCGTCTTCCAGGAAGTCACTGGCGAGCCCTACCCCTGGAGCAGCTACGCCCAGGTCTTCGTCACCGAGTTCATCCTGGGCGGCATGGAGAACACCTCCGCCACCAGCCTCACCGACGCCGTCCTCCACGACGCGCGCGCCCAGCCGGACTACAACGCCGAGCCGCTCGTCTCGCACGAGCTGGCCCACCAGTGGTTCGGGGACCTGCTCACCTGCCGAGACTGGCCCCACGGCTGGCTCAACGAGGGCTTCGCCACCTGGTTCGAGATGCTCTGGAAGGAGCGCGCCGACGGGCAGGACGAGGCCGACCAGCACCGGCTCGTGGACCTGGAGGCCTACCTGGGCGAGGCGCGTGAGCGCTACGCCCGCCCCATTGTCGCGCGGCGCTTCCACGCGCCCATGGATGTCTTCGACCGGCACCTCTACGAGAAGGGCGGCCTGGTCCTCCACGAGCTGCGCCGCCGGCTGGGCGATGACCTGTTCTTCAAGGGCCTGCGTCACTACGTCGCGCGGCACCGCCACGGCTCCGTGGAGACGGTGGACCTGGCCCGCGCGTTCGAGGATGCCACGGGCCACAACCTGGACGCCTTCTTCGACCAGTACGTCTTCGCGCCCGGCCACCCCGAGCTGAAGGTCGACCTCCGCTACGACGCCGAGGAAGCGCGGCTGCGCCTCCAGGTGCGCCAGACGCAGTCCACGGCAGACGGCGTGCCCCTCTTCCGGCTGCCGCTGGACGTGGCGCTCACCGTGGACGGCCACGACACCGTCCACCGGCTGGAGGTGACGGACGCGGAGCACGCGTTCCACCTGCCCTGCCCCAGCGCGCCCTCGCAGGTGCGGGTGGACCCTCGGCGCGGGGTGCTCGGCACGCTGACGGTGGACAAGTCCGCGGGCCTTTGGATGGAGGAGCTGCGCGCCGCGCCGGAGATGCGCGCGCGCACCGAAGCCGCCGTGGCCCTGGGACGTGACGGCAGCCCCCGCGCCGTGGACGCGCTGGGCACGGCGCTAACGGACGCGCGCTTGTTCTGGGGCACTCGCGCCGCGTGCGCGAAGTCCCTGGGCCGCATCCGTACCCCCGAGGCCCGCGTGCGCCTGCTGGCCGCGCTGTCCACCGAACACCCCCGTGTGCGCCGCGCCGTGGTGGCTTCGCTGGGCGAGTTCCGCCGCGACGCGGAGGTGGCAGCGCGCCTGCGCGCCCTGGTGAACGGCGGTGACGCCAGCTACTTCGTGGAGGCGGAGGCCGCCCGCAGCTATGGCCGCGTGCGCGCGCCGGACGCGTTGGGCGTCCTGGAGGCCGCGAGCACCCGGCCCTCGTACCAGGACGTCATCGCCGTGGGCGCGGTGGATGGGCTCGCCGAGTCTCAGGACCCCGCCGCCTTCTCGGTGGTGCTGGCGCGCACCGCCTATGGCCACGCGGCTCCGCTGCGCCGCGCCGCCACGCTCGCGGTGGCGAAGCTGGCGGAGGTCGCGGGTCGCAAGCGCGAGGCCGTGGACCTGCTCGCGGAGCTGCTCCGCGACCCGCTCTTCCGCGTGCGCATGGGCGTCTTCGAGGCGGCGCGCACCCTGGGGGATTCACGCCTGTTGCCCGCGCTGGAGCAGACGCCACTGCTGGATGCCGTCGCCCGGCGCGCGGCGCGCGAGACGGTGCGCTTCCTGCGCGAAGGTGAACCGCAGGCCCGCGAGGTGGCATCGCTGCGCGAAGAGGTGGACCGCCTCAAGGAGGAGACGCGGGCCTTGCGCGAGCGGCTGGAAGGGCTCGCGCTGAAGCCCCCCGAACCGCCGCGTCCACCGCGCGGGGGCGCGAAGCCCGTTACACGCAAGGCGAGTGGCCGGACACGCAAGGCCACGCGTCGCTAG
- a CDS encoding J domain-containing protein, with protein MQWVLFFSDRQVREQLFARVDSTRGLLLVTGVRHGAAMRPPETREPFATLERLHGAVLSQVLVADEGTTDGMWRDPLGDLGDRLHPGSRDDAYAAATGYLLLRDGRPAAVVRKQGTPFEELWFLQEALSKLTPRVPPPDPAQRPGRRRAEPAPRSPRRPASGGTSARATGTRERTVWDDEATPPRGTRVPPPEPPRKDPWTVLGIAPGTPLDEARKAFRALVVQYHPDKVAHLAPEFHALAELRTREILDAWEEVARALSGGT; from the coding sequence GTGCAGTGGGTCCTCTTCTTCTCCGACAGACAGGTGCGTGAGCAACTCTTCGCCCGGGTGGATTCGACCCGTGGGTTGTTGCTGGTGACAGGGGTCCGGCACGGCGCGGCCATGCGTCCTCCGGAGACGCGCGAGCCCTTCGCCACACTGGAGCGGCTCCACGGCGCCGTGTTGTCACAGGTGCTGGTGGCCGACGAGGGCACCACGGATGGTATGTGGAGAGACCCGCTGGGAGACCTGGGCGACCGGCTCCACCCCGGCAGCCGGGATGACGCCTACGCGGCGGCCACGGGCTACCTGCTGCTGCGGGACGGCCGTCCAGCGGCGGTGGTGCGCAAGCAGGGCACGCCGTTCGAGGAGCTCTGGTTCCTGCAAGAAGCCCTGAGCAAGCTCACCCCTCGCGTGCCCCCGCCGGACCCGGCCCAGCGGCCAGGACGTCGCCGCGCGGAGCCCGCGCCCCGCTCGCCCCGGCGGCCCGCGAGCGGTGGCACGAGCGCCCGCGCCACGGGCACGCGGGAGCGGACCGTCTGGGACGATGAGGCCACGCCGCCCCGTGGCACGCGCGTGCCTCCGCCCGAGCCGCCGAGGAAGGACCCGTGGACGGTGCTGGGCATCGCGCCCGGGACGCCCTTGGATGAGGCGCGCAAGGCCTTCCGGGCGCTGGTGGTGCAGTACCACCCGGACAAGGTGGCCCACCTGGCGCCGGAGTTCCACGCGCTCGCCGAGCTGCGCACGCGGGAGATTCTGGACGCGTGGGAAGAGGTGGCGCGAGCGCTGTCCGGAGGGACGTGA
- a CDS encoding endonuclease/exonuclease/phosphatase family protein, whose product MSPSPLRIVTYNVRYFGHMLRGLASTVGPKRRVAAALASLDPLPDVVCLQEVETSSLRSNIVDRPKQPGETQLTAFMGRMVETFDRLGREMPYEAFYFRAHHYKLGEVSLYTTGLAVLVNTRKLEVATHNVGAPQAITHHHVQRLKDRKQSRICAHMRLLRREDRHPFHIFNTHLSLPTPFAREFWATRDKMGCGVNQLHEARKLTEFMQGLTGDEPYIVCGDFNSPPASPVYRYLTTDGRLTCAQAAVGQIDPNVSRGFPTAGFMHVRMHLDHVFSGTGVRWLDTQETSPFGDLRSRFHGLSDHMPIVARFALESGKTLITPPPTSLLL is encoded by the coding sequence ATGAGCCCATCCCCGCTGCGAATCGTCACCTACAACGTCCGCTACTTCGGCCACATGCTCCGCGGCCTGGCGAGCACCGTGGGCCCCAAGCGGCGCGTCGCCGCGGCGTTGGCGTCGCTGGACCCGCTGCCGGATGTCGTCTGCCTGCAGGAGGTGGAGACGTCCTCGCTGCGCAGCAACATCGTCGACCGGCCCAAGCAGCCGGGCGAAACGCAGCTCACCGCCTTCATGGGCCGGATGGTGGAGACGTTCGACAGGCTGGGCCGGGAGATGCCCTACGAGGCCTTCTATTTCCGCGCCCACCACTACAAACTCGGCGAGGTGTCCCTCTACACCACCGGGCTGGCGGTGCTGGTGAACACGCGCAAGCTGGAGGTGGCCACGCACAACGTGGGCGCGCCCCAGGCCATCACCCACCACCACGTCCAACGGCTCAAGGACCGGAAGCAGAGCCGCATCTGCGCGCACATGCGCCTGCTGCGCCGCGAGGACAGGCACCCCTTCCACATCTTCAACACCCACCTCAGCCTGCCCACGCCCTTCGCGCGTGAGTTCTGGGCCACGCGCGACAAGATGGGCTGCGGCGTCAACCAACTCCACGAGGCCCGCAAGCTGACGGAGTTCATGCAAGGGCTCACCGGTGACGAGCCCTACATCGTGTGCGGCGACTTCAACTCACCGCCCGCGTCGCCCGTGTACCGCTACCTCACCACCGACGGCCGGCTCACCTGCGCGCAGGCCGCCGTGGGACAGATTGACCCGAACGTGTCGCGCGGCTTCCCCACCGCCGGCTTCATGCACGTGCGGATGCACCTGGACCACGTGTTCTCCGGCACGGGCGTGCGCTGGCTCGACACGCAGGAGACGTCGCCTTTCGGGGACCTCCGCAGCCGCTTCCACGGGCTGTCCGACCACATGCCCATCGTCGCGCGCTTCGCCCTGGAGAGCGGCAAGACGCTCATCACGCCTCCGCCGACGTCGCTGCTGCTGTAG